The DNA sequence CCATTCCACTTGAACTCTCCATAATCTTGTGGAATTACTAAATGGGGGACAGAAACAAAAGGCCGCATTGTTTTTATTTTCTCCCCGAAATCTACATGATCCAGAATACCAGGCTTAAATATTTTTAAGACAACATCAAACTCAGTTTTTTCTTTTGTCGCCCTAAAGGTGACAGAAGTTGACCCACTTCCTAAAGGTGGTGTTTGTAAACTATATCCCCGAATTGCATCTTTTGGTAACTCACTGATATCATATTTAGAATATTCTATTACTTTTACAATTTCCTCACCTTTTCTAGAAAGATAAAGTAAACCATTCTTTCCCTCTATAAATTTGGTAGATAATAAGGTGTCAATCAGAATATTGACTTGTTTAAAATGTTTCTTAACTTTTTCTATTAACTCCGTCTTGGTAATGCCCTTATGCCGATTAATGTAAATAAGCAGCACCAATGCTTCATCACTCGTCAACAATTCTACTTCATCTTTAAATTTTTCGATCAATTTCCATATTTCTTTTATGCTGCTTGTTGTCATTTATTTTACCTCTTCATATTTTTTATAGGGATGCATACTAAGAAATCTTCTTACATTTTCGACTATTTTGATTATTTTTTTTCCTAACTCACATTTTTCAATATCATTTTGACAAAAAGAATCTACATGTCCACTGCCGCCTATAACGAACTCTTCCTTATCCTTGAGTGTCCATTCGGAATTGTATTGACAATCTTTGCCATAAAAAAGGTATATTTTTCTTACACATTCTGGGATAATAGAAAAAACATCTAGTTCATGCGCTACCCCTGGACACTTCGGGACATATAAAAATACAGCAAGATCGCACTGTTGCTCTATTAAATATTTTTCGAATGAGGTTATATTTGAATACTCCTTACCTTGCCTTCTAGCCTCATCGAATGCTTCTTCCGGTAAAATTGCAAAATGATTTTTGTTTGTCAAAATTTCTTTGATTTCACGGCGCTTACGAAAACATTTCTGGGCATACTCATTGGGATTTCGCTCGCCAGGACCAAATATTAGTATTTTTAGCTTTGGTAATGATTCTTCATACCCTTTTACCATGCGCTTTAGGACTTCTATTTCATTATCGTGCATAGTTTCTCACCATATTTTTATCATAAACTATTATAGAAGCAAATTTGTCGATGTGTTTAAGATTCAATACAGTTTTTCTAATATACTTTTTCTTTACATCTATACCTATCGAGTTTCTATTTAACACCAGTGCCTCTATATTCACTGTTCCTATACCACAAAATGGATCTAAGACAGTATCACCACAGAAAGAATACATTTTGATTAATCTATATACAAGTTCATTAGGAAAAACTGCCGGATGATCTTTCCTGCTTATGCCATTTAGGTGCCATATAGGGTCTCTAAATTGCCTAAATTCTTCTTTCGATATCTTAGACTTTTCTTTTATGCCTTTGGAAACTTTTCTTTTACCAACCTTCCTAAATATATGGATCGCCTCTAATGCTGTGGAAATCATAAAAGTAGAGGGATATGGATAGCTACCAAACAAAACTGCACCATTGCGGGAGGTGCTTTTTTTCCAATAGATTGTCCCCATAAATCTTAATTCTTCAAACTCATTCAAGATCTTCCAAGCCTCCATAATTAAATTTACTGTATATGTTCTCTTATGAACGAGTTCAAAATTATAAACGTTGCCTATATTTAAGGCAATTTTACCATCTGGCAGAAGTATTCTAACGCACTCTTTGAAAATCTTTTTCATTTTCATAAGATATTCCTCATACGTATCATTAAAACCAATTTGCTTTTGATGTTTATAGTCTCTTGCGTTCCAATAGGGTGGAGAAGTAATTATCAGCTGGATACTATTGTCTTTTATCTTGATAAGTTCTTCATCAGCACTACCTATATATAGAGTATGCTTCATT is a window from the Patescibacteria group bacterium genome containing:
- a CDS encoding site-specific DNA-methyltransferase: MSKKICNIMKHTLYIGSADEELIKIKDNSIQLIITSPPYWNARDYKHQKQIGFNDTYEEYLMKMKKIFKECVRILLPDGKIALNIGNVYNFELVHKRTYTVNLIMEAWKILNEFEELRFMGTIYWKKSTSRNGAVLFGSYPYPSTFMISTALEAIHIFRKVGKRKVSKGIKEKSKISKEEFRQFRDPIWHLNGISRKDHPAVFPNELVYRLIKMYSFCGDTVLDPFCGIGTVNIEALVLNRNSIGIDVKKKYIRKTVLNLKHIDKFASIIVYDKNMVRNYAR